The window AGTTTGTAttgaaaatattacagaaaCAGTATGTCTTTATCAAGTCAGAAGACTTggatttttagaaattaaatgaaaatggtAATGGAAATAATGATGCAATTATCACAACTTCAGCTGGGATACAAGTTTTAGGAAATTGATCCTTCAGTGGCTAATAAAAATTAgatgagagaaaacaaatataCAAAGTTGGTTAAATGAGGTACAAAAAGTATGATCAAGacagtatttattttgctttttttcctccagctctcTTCAGAATTGTGTCTCTGGATAATGTGCTGCTTCATTCATATCTATGTTAAGGCAAATGAGGTAATGAATTACTTTCACTTTTCCAGTGAGGAATTTTCCTTTCGATATCTACTGAAGTCAGTCTTTAACTTGCTATAAAATTATATTGTGGATTCTCAGAGATGAAGCCGACAAAAGAACACAATTTTTAATTCCTCTCTATCTGATCTTTGTTTAATAGGGCTGTAAGCAATCAGTTTATTTGTACTCTGCTTAATGCGAAGGGATAACACATTTGTAGAGGACAGAAAGAAAGCTGATGGACTAAGCTGCTACAGGATAAACATTCTATTGCACTTGGCTTTAGGTATGTGATTGACACTTACTTTGTTCTGTGTGACACTTCAGACACCCTTTAAAAAGGACACAGCACAACCAGAGATGTTTGACAGAAAGATTTCTTTTGGAATCTGTACACCACGAGTCATCTTTTGATTTCTGAACTTCAGGAGATCACAGGTGGTAGAAGCTGAGTCTGTGGTAGGGTCTACTCCACAGGCGGTTCTGCCTGGCACAGATTCTGTGGAATCTGATAGAGTAAAAAATTTCCAGTGAGGTGAAACCTTCGGTCTGCTGGTTTATCTGTGAggtttcagaggagaaaaaaccaaaccaaaccaaacaaagccaaccaccacaacaacaacaaaaaacaaaacaacaacaacaacaaaaacccaccaaaaaaccccacaacaaactaaacaaacaaacaaacaacccaaaccaaacgTAACATTTAACCAACCCAGTAAGTACTGGTGAGAGACCATGGTGTTTCAAATGATCCCTACCAGTCACCTTGTTGTTTGTCCAGGTTCTAAACATCCTGCCAAAAAACAGGTGATGAGTCACTTCTGACTCATCTCTCTGGATCAGCAGAACCCTTTGCACCTTGAATGAGATCAAAATATCTTAATTTTAATTGCATATAAAACAAAAGGTAATGCTTAGCTTAAAATGCAGGTATCATACCAAAAATACTGAGGATAGGGTTGACATTAATTATTGCACACGAGGAGCAGAGTGCAGATTTTGTTCCCTGTGCAAGTCAGATGTGAAAACTTGCTCCTATATATAGATAGTCATTCAAATGGGCTTAGCATGCCCCTTTCTTTTATCATGACATTCATCCTACTAGAATTTATTAATCTGTAGTATTGCTAGTTTATCTGACTCATATTAACTAAGCTTTCTTTCAGTCAAAGTAGTGGATAAGTAAGCCCCTCTGTCTTTGAGAATGGGTTTGTAGTCTTTTAATTTGATTCATCATAACGAAGTCATTACCAAAACACTGTTTCTAATTTTGGATGCCACACCCCAGGAAAAACACCTGTTCTTTAGACAGATTGCAGAATTACAGTACAGACCAGTGAGCCTGATGACGTGGcctgaagagaaggagaaagataaaattaattaagaagATTTTTTCCTAGTCTAGAGAAAATGAGACTCGAGTGAGATATTCTAAGGTTACCTTGTGAGACTGTTTCAGAGTAATCAGAATAATGCTTTCAGTGTTTATAGTGCTTAGGACAAGAAGTAACACCTTTAGGTTGTGAGGCTCAAACATGACTGATTGTCTAAGGGTTGAGAGGGCTGTGACTCACTGAAACAGATTGTCTTGGGCTACTAAGAAAGTCTCTGCAAATaaagaagactgaaaaacagcttttagTAAAACTGTTAGTGCTCCAGATGAGTGAACAGCATAACTTACTGAGATCCTTTCTGAACCTATTTTTTAAACACTAGGACTAGAGTAGATGTCTGGTATGGAAACTTAAAATACCAAGAAAAAATGTGCACAGTTATATAAATAATAACATTCAAACAGGGAGAATTGGAGGCATCAACTCCTGTATTTCAGTAAATATTAaaccctttttattttaaatgtgtttcaCCCATAATTAATCTCCCACCAGAAACAATCTTTTTATTTGTTGGGAGAGCTAGACTCCTCTTGAAAAAGTAGACCAGATTTGAACCTTAGCCAGAGATAAGAATCTGTCTAATTGTCAGACTGTGAATAAATAGCGAGGCAGTagtcaaaatgttttttaaaaatatgattatCTAAAGCTAGCTTGCTAaagctaattttattttaaatatttgtcaaGTTATGTGGGTCTTTCTAGATCTTAAGAAAGTGCATACTTAACACATTGGGAAGTGTAAGATGATTTAGAAGATGATGTAATTCATATACTTAGCAAAAGAATTAATATAAGTGAGTAGGGATTTTTAGACAAATTTTAGCTCTTAGCACTAAATTTTATTCCAATCAAAAATGAATTATTCTTACAGTCTCTATATAATCATGAAGTTCATTATGGCACAAGGAGCTTGAACATTTTATAGATTATACCTACAATTGTGGTGAAGTAAATGCAATATTAAGCCATGTTGCATTTCTCTCTATAGTGTGGCAGTTTAGACTGTACATCCTTGAGAGAGAAATGGTGTGTCCgtacaaaatgtaaaataatatgGAACAAGATCTGAAAATGCCCTAAAGTGACTTTATGAAGCAATTattatgctaaaaaaaaaaaaaagagcaataaaatTAACTTCCTAAACTGTATCAGTTAAAGAGAGGTCGTAAGTATCAACgcttttcctggaaaaattaGGCTTATAAAATTCTGCTGTGGTGCATGTTCAGCACTATTATTATTACcgttgttgttattattattattattattattattattattattattattattattattattattattttaaattgagcTTATTGTGTAAGTTAACTGAAAGGGCATTTTGACTCTTTAAACAGGGATGCCTGGGGAGAAAGGAAACTTAATTACCTGAGAATAAGTGGAATTCTTTCTGATGTTTTATCTAACTTTCACTCCTTACTGGTATGAAGCTGGAACTGTTTTACCTGTATTAGTGAGGGACCTGAACAATGAGGCATCCTTTATTCCCTTCTTTTGGGGAGGGTATAAATGTCCATGAGACATGGATGAGTGGATCCTGTTTTCTGGATGCTGATGGACCTAATGTGGGTAAGCATCTGAACAAATTAACTGTAatataaaaaagctttttaatacATAATATTTTTCCATGCTTCTGATAATTTGTAGtttacataaattaaaaatatttcctttaaggtgttactttggtttttttttttttttggcatgaaTGTAGAAAAGGAAGTCAGCActtgaaaacagcagcagaataaacagtaagtttattctgttttctggaATATTGCTATAGGCTGATCTACATCACATGTAAAATTTTTGGCAAGCAGCCATCTGCTGCAGTAATAGCAAGATATTGGATTAGATTGCACATTCCTGATATGCTCCCATTATTTTAATGGTTTTAATCTATTTGGAATGTTATTTATTCGGAAGAATGTAACAAATGTAACGTCTCCTGAAGCCTGGCAGTCTTCCGAAGGAATGACCACTCTGAGTGTGGGTTCTGCCCAGTTCTAGTGACATGGAGAGGGCTGACAGCCTTCAAAAATGCCAGAAGGGATAATCTAGAATGGGGAGAATCTGCTGATGCCCAATTTACATTGTTATGACAGgacagaaaaaggcagaagattTCCAGAGCCGTGGTTTAGTTTAATCTTGATTAGAGAGAGGGTTTGAATTACCAGGGCCAAAAAAACACCTGGGACAACTTGTTGGTATGAAAACATATACCAACCTTCTGTGTGTACCTTCACAGAGCAATTTATGCTCAGAGTTCTCCTTTCAAGCTCTTACTGAATAGCTCTCTGATCTTGGCCATGTTATCTtgtgttttcaccagtccatCTCTCTCAACCAAAGACAAATTCTGATCTGGCATCTTCCCCATTATGATTTCTCCCCCTTGTTTACCCTGAATCTTTATGTTTTCATATCCAATGCATTGTTACGAATTTACACAATCTAATTTTcactcatttttaaaagcaattttgctattttttttactgtgtttttctCTGAGCTTGCTACTTTTCTCATGAATTTGCTGTCTTCATGGCAACATAATCTGCCTCATCTACTCTCTAGTGCTTGCACAAACCCTTAAACTCAATTCAGGCTAAACTTATTTTGGATtcatgtaaatatatatatatcacagttTAAAGTTTAAACTACTGACTTTCAGAGAAGCAATAATGTTTCTTGAACTTTCATGAAATCTTACTCTGTATAGTTAATTTCTGAActaattaattcattaattaacCTTCCTGCATTTATTGGGTTCATACTAAGGATGTATCAGTATCACTGAAATTGCTGGAAGTTCAGGAAATTAAGTGGCAATGAGTGagatttttcttcagcatttttttgGTGTCATATATGACATCCTTGTAGTGTTCCCTTTTCATTCTGTGGGGATGCTGACATGgcccaaaacaacccaaaagcTAAAATGTAAGGCTAGACATTTGAGAAGGAGGATTTAAGACACTATGGTGGTTCTgactgcagctcttccagcagTGACACTGGTTAATATATCAACCTTTAATCCTAAAACAATGTTAAATAGCAGCTAGCTGCTATCTGTCCTAGATATTTCAGCTGGAATTATCTGAACATCCCACCAGGAAATTCTGAACATCTGGCTGGCTACTGTAATCACTGTCGATACAGTGGAGAAATTCCAGAGGACTAGAAAGAACTTCTATTATgttaatatttcaaattattaaaTTGGATCCTTAGGATAATCCTAAATCAGagggaaaataatgaaaaagttGATAGAGAATGAAACATGTAAATATGACTAATACTGATACAGATTTAGAAAAAAGACTGTTTGTCAAACGTATTTGATTGCTTAAATGAGACCATAAGTTGGCAGATAATGGTAAAAATTTGGATTGATATTCTGAAGCTTTTATAAGGCACTTTGATTTAGAAACCAGAATGACATATAATCAATATGGTTCTCATTAAATGGATTAAAGACTAGCCAGGAGTTAGATCTCAAAATATCTCAGCAAAAGGGAATTATAACTGGTCAGCTGCATTTTGAGCATGGGTCCCTGCAAACTCTGGCTGTCAGATCTAAGAGCACAGGGTTGGGAACAAAGGGAGAATTGCCATGAGTCCAAAACTAGTGCTGACCTCCTCAGGATGGCTTCACACTGAAGGCACCTAAGTTCAGTAAATTCCACAATTTCTCCATAGTCATTTCACAAGCACACAACATCTACTTGCTATTCAGAAAAACCTTGATCATGACTCCTAAGCCTCCTGCTTGCCAATGGCTTAGGAGTGGTTTATTCAGTTTTCCTTGGTGTGCCCAATGCACAGCAATCAGGTTTGCCTCCTTCCTCTGGTTTTTGAGTTTTAAATCGTCTCTACATAAGGCACTTTTTCAGGAAGTGGAGTGGCCTGCCCAGCCTCTTCAGAGAAACAGGAACTTGTATTAGAGCTGCTCTCTGAGACATGAGGGTAAAATAATCTGACCCTGCTGCATCTGACGTCAACAGGCAGCAGCCTGTGACTGGACTGGTATTAGCtctctttgatttttctcttttgctctttCCAAAGAAAGGAAGCATTTCTCAGTATAAGCTGAAAACATCAGGTCAGCAAACAAATGCCAATTCCTGCCTTTCAGCTTTCCTGCAGTTCCAAGTTGCAGCACTATTTGTGTAAAACGTCAGGTCAAACACTCAGCCCTGTCCTTAAATAGctgcttgcttgttttgttctggACCCTGTCCTGAGGCCCTCTCTCCCCACAGAGGGGACTAAATACTGTGTTTGGAGTTTCAGCTGCTTCCGCAAGGTCTGCAGATACAAATCTTTATCTCCCAATAACCATAAAGCAAGAACTGGCAAGGAAAGTAAATTAAACTGGCAGAAGCATAGCCCTTAAACCTAAAATTTGTGcttaaaattcatttaaaatctgtttctcCCTATCCTGTGGTCTTGCCCTCCCCAAAAAGTCCCTCCTTCTCTGGTCAGAAGGGCAAGCAGTCTATTTTCTTTACTCGTAGTATAGTTGCATGTGACTCTGATAACACAGATATTGCTTTTTTCAGACTATTTAAGCAGAGATTAATCATTACATAGTACTTGGTATTGGGAGGCAGGGGATGACAGGTGTCTGGAAATGTAATATACTGGAGAAAAAAGGCCCTGTGATTGTCAGGAGTATGGCAATAATTGAACACTTTGTGTATGAGGCTAAGTGAGAAGCAAGCCATAAAATATCTTAAAAGTGAATTCACAGTTATCTGATTCGCTAGGAAATTATGACCAACTGGgaagacaggacaaggagaaagaAGGATTAAAATGCTTTAATAGACAATCTGTTTTTCAAGGCTGGAAAATATAGTTTATTCTTGGTTACAGATATTTAAAGAGACACCCCTTAAAACCCTTTTAACTATGAAAATTAAATGGATAATTATAAAGAACAGCTTAGCTGGAATAATGGAAATAATATTTCCATGGATGAATTCAAGCATAAACATTTTGAACCATATTCTCCATGCTtatgaaaatgtcctgtcaaAGTAAAATGCCTTgctaaataattaaatatttaaaaactatATTAGAAGTTAGATTCAATATAGTCTTTTGGAGTGAAAACATCAGTTTCACACAGGATGTGTTCCACACCTTTGgttcaggtttgtttttttttttctttgagaaccaagtaaaaataaactattAGTCTTCTAAATTTTTGTTATTCTGGCTTGGACACGTTTAGAAATAGAAGGCAAAGTGGATCCTGATGCTCCAGCTGCCCATCTCAGCCCCTCCCGTCACCGCCTTTCGGCGCAGATGAGGTAAGGCTGTGGTTGTAAGGTCATCCCTAATCTGGGCTTGAGCTCTGGGATCACTCCATGAGGAAAATGCAGGTGGAATCGTTGTAGCAACGaggtgaaaaacaaaaacatttccatcCGAGCCAGTTGTTCTCCAAGACAGTGTCTTCTTCCTGAAttgaaaaaaaggttttaaaaagaTTAAGATATCTTCAGTCGAATTTTCACTCTTATGATGAATAGGAATGGTCATTTCTGTGTTCTAGGAGTGCTGTGTGGTGGTATTTTGTTAGAAGGATAGGTGATAACTTACACTAAGAAACTGATTTTAGAGAATTTGTTGCTCACAAATGCCACTGAAACCAATTAAGTCGAATTGATTTAGATACACTTGTTACTTATTGTATCTTGTCTTGAAGTGCCAATCTAGATAGaagatgctttaaaaaatgacatTGTGAATTTTAGCCTTTTCCCCCTGCTATTTTCTTAATTACCTCTACTGCCAGTCATTATTAACTGGCAATTATTAGAACTTTGTGGGGAGGATTTTTACGAGTTTATATATAATACTGAGCTCATCTATACAAAAGATGCTATGCTGAAATTTGTTATCTCCAGAACGCATTATATTGAATATCTTTAAATTGAATTATATTGGATATCTTTAAACCAGAACTGAGGATATAATTTTGTCCATTTCTTGCCATCCCTTACACTTCACACTTCTCTGGATTTGTGAAAAGGAACACTGGAAGGAATAGCTCTTACCTAGGGAAAAAGGAATAAACGCATCTTTCTTGACAAACTGCCCATTACTGTCCAAAAACCTCTCAGGAAAAAACACTTCTGGATTGCTCCAGTATTTTTCATCAAAGTGAACAGAGTAGAGGTTTGTAATGACTGTGGTGCCTCCAGGAATGGTGTAACCACGCACAACAGTGTCTTTGGAAGTGGCATGGAAAATCCCCAGTGGGACGATGTTGCAGAACCTCAGAACCTCGTGCAGAACGGCCTCGGTGTAGGGCATCTTGCACTTCTCCTCCAAGGTGGGCATTTTGTTTGAGCCAATGACAAGATCAATTTCTTTTTGAACTTGCCCTGTTAGGAATAAAAGCTGAGGTTTATTTTGTAATAGCCTTTACACTCTAATTTAAGCTATTTTTGTATagatatacattttaaaagaatactGAAACATGATATACCTTATATAAAAAAGAATAGCTTACAAGCTTTTAAACTTAGACTCTATATTCCTACCAATGGTTAGTGTTATTATCCCCATTCTGAAACAATGGTGAAATTGATATTACAGTGGTATTTTCTGGTCAAAGTACCAATTGTAAATTTCCAAGTTATCTGGGCCTCTCTGCCTCCAAATCCTGGAAGCCCCAACTGAACCAAGCACTGCTGTGGTTTTGGCAGGAAAAGTGAAGAGGAGGCAGTGAAAGCAGGAACGTGACTGTTCACTTCTAGAAACCAAACTTCTCCTCAGAATCTATTGCTATCTTACTTCAGAATGACTGTAGcatatctttttatttttaaatgccatttCTGTTCTTCAAAAAGTATAAGTATTCCTGTCTATCATTTGTAAATCTGTTGTGAACTGAGGCACTTAAGATAAAAAAGCATTGTACCTAAATTGTTAACCACAACCTGATTTACATTTTTGCTGACACTTGTACGTTTTTGATTTAGTTTATTACTTTCATATTTAATTACATTTCCTTATTATTTATTAACTACATAGATTAGTACATCTGCCAGCCAACAGCAGATCATGCATCACAATGCTAAACTTAAATatattagaaataatttaaagtaTTGAAgcttcataaaaatatattcacaAAATAATATGTTAAAATTTTATCATGGCATTTGACTTTTGATATCCTCTTTGTCTGCATTTAAAACCAGCTTTCCACCTCTGTCCATAGTATATTTGGCAAATGATGCAATAGAATAATATATTCAAAGCTGTTTTTTGGTGATGATTATGGATCATTGCACCACTTTGAAAGAGCATTTTAGATTTGCAACAGGAAAGTGAATCAGTTCTCCAAAATGTCAAATTTCTTACCTTGAATGTTTGGATAAAGAGCCATAAATAACACTGCCCATCTTAAAACATTTGTTGTGGTTTCTGTCCCAGCAATGATGAGTTCTCCAAcggagaaaattaaattttctcttgAATATGTAGATTCTGGGTCATTTCCATTGCAATCCATCTCATCTAAATATGCATCTACGAAATGTCGAGGTGACTGAGGCTTCCTATTTTCAGAGACACGTTCAATAAGCTCATGAAGAAACTCATAGacttcagctgcatttttaaacagCTGCTGGTGTTTCCCAAATGGCAAGATACCAATCCAAGGAAAAGcattatataaaaatacagaagcaCTAGCAGCTAATTCAATGTTTTCACTAAAAATCTCAATCATGTGCTGAAATTCAGTATCTTCATATGTGAAACGTTCtccaaaaataatcaaattagTAATGTTTGAAACAGCATTTGTTATCAAGTGCTTAAGATCAAAGGGTTTGCCTTTGTATGTATCAATGGCATCAAGAAAAAACAGAGATTCTTCTGAAATTTTGTGTTCAAAGGACCTTTGACCATATCCAAAAATTCGAAAGCTATTTACAGCTAATTTGCGGTGTTCTGTCCATCCTCTGCCATATTTACTGTTCAGTAagcctgaaaaaatattttgacacaGTATTTTATgcaatgctttatttttcttcccccatAAGATAATAAAATCATTCAACAAGAcaaaaaatgagacaaaatatttcagacatCTTGCTATGGAACATAGTCCATGAGTGACAATCCTTTCCAAGTAATATCTTTAAAGAAGCATCAAGCATTTAATGAAAGGACATCAAGTAGAGAAAATGGCTAAGATGCTTCATGTGATTTGTTCATCTATGGGatacaaattacatttttatacaGAAGACATTAGCACTCACCTCCCATGTTTGTCAGCTTCTTGAACAAGGGCAGAGATGGCCTGTCTGCAAAAATCTCACTTTGATGGACGAGGCATTCCTTCACTGCATCATAGCCATTCAGCACAACAGCAGATATACCCCCCAGATCAAGGCTGAAGatcttggggggaaaaagggaataaaaatgtCAAATGCTATTGCAACCCAATCCTGAGCACAAGGAATGAAAAAGTGAAACGACACCGAACATCAATGCGAAATGCAGAGTTGAATAACCTTCAGCAGGGCACACAAGTGACCAGAGGTGGGACAGCTGTGGCATTACACAGGAGACTAATTTGCTTTGTTAAAAGGTAAAATTAGTTAGCCCACACTAcattctgtgctttgctgtgcacCTAAAGACAGCAGCTCTCCAAATTGAGGACTGGGGACACTTTCATATGGTCCTTAGAGAGGAGTGAGAGCCAAGGTGATAGCCAAAAactgagagcagagcccagctgggcccAGCTCCCGCTTCCACAAGTGGTGAGCACAGGGTGCTTTGGAGAAAGGTACAATACAGCCTGCAGAAGGCACATAcaggactaaaaaaaaaaaaaaaaattaataaaatccaaatctacattttaaaaattaaaactgagcCTAAACTCAAGACTGAAACCTAAGCTCCTTTTCCATACATTCCCTCGGCCTTAGAAATCTATATTTTTACCATTACAaatcttttgatttttctccatGTCAAAGCTGGTGACCTCCACAATATGAAATTGTGTTAGTCTAATTATACATTCTGTGACAACAGGGTTGCCACCCAAAGGGttgtcaggcactggaacaggctgcccagggaagtggtggagtcatcatccctggaggcatttaaaagctgtgtagatgtggcatttggggacatggtttagtggcaGACTTGGCAatgctgggttaacagttggacttcatgatcttaaaggtcttttccaacctataTTGTTCCACGAGTCTGTAACTATTTTATTATAGCAAACTTGTTATTTTCACTGTTATAATGGCTCTTCTTTTTTATGTGTCAGGAAGACACTCCAGTATATTTCTGCAAACCATTTGTGAGTTTTGTATACTCTGGTCTAGCTTATTTATCTTTATTCCTATATCATACaagtttattttggtttggggggTTATTCGTTTGTTTGTAAA is drawn from Prinia subflava isolate CZ2003 ecotype Zambia chromosome 5, Cam_Psub_1.2, whole genome shotgun sequence and contains these coding sequences:
- the LOC134551020 gene encoding vitamin D 25-hydroxylase isoform X1; protein product: MRAAAEPGPRPGPATATAGGGAWLLPLAAALALLLSLVVRQLLKQRRPPGFPPGPAGLPLLGNIPALGAEQPHLYLRRQSQIHGQIFSLDLGGISAVVLNGYDAVKECLVHQSEIFADRPSLPLFKKLTNMGGLLNSKYGRGWTEHRKLAVNSFRIFGYGQRSFEHKISEESLFFLDAIDTYKGKPFDLKHLITNAVSNITNLIIFGERFTYEDTEFQHMIEIFSENIELAASASVFLYNAFPWIGILPFGKHQQLFKNAAEVYEFLHELIERVSENRKPQSPRHFVDAYLDEMDCNGNDPESTYSRENLIFSVGELIIAGTETTTNVLRWAVLFMALYPNIQGQVQKEIDLVIGSNKMPTLEEKCKMPYTEAVLHEVLRFCNIVPLGIFHATSKDTVVRGYTIPGGTTVITNLYSVHFDEKYWSNPEVFFPERFLDSNGQFVKKDAFIPFSLGRRHCLGEQLARMEMFLFFTSLLQRFHLHFPHGVIPELKPRLGMTLQPQPYLICAERR
- the LOC134551020 gene encoding vitamin D 25-hydroxylase isoform X2, with product MDCNGNDPESTYSRENLIFSVGELIIAGTETTTNVLRWAVLFMALYPNIQGQVQKEIDLVIGSNKMPTLEEKCKMPYTEAVLHEVLRFCNIVPLGIFHATSKDTVVRGYTIPGGTTVITNLYSVHFDEKYWSNPEVFFPERFLDSNGQFVKKDAFIPFSLGRRHCLGEQLARMEMFLFFTSLLQRFHLHFPHGVIPELKPRLGMTLQPQPYLICAERR